A genomic stretch from Tribolium castaneum strain GA2 chromosome 6, icTriCast1.1, whole genome shotgun sequence includes:
- the LOC658890 gene encoding rRNA N6-adenosine-methyltransferase ZCCHC4 produces the protein MSGVEVITDDLQSHPWCSHGPTLLFSRTSNGVKRRFFACSACRDRKLCPFFLYEDEKHKYKSEGWKNEREKFLRNIDHRKLFITLNQMRQLPPTDRAYCHTCAGFQLKKFWDKHTEHNFVTTVSDYEIAHPSEFLPPLEDAKKEAQFLFSLTSVRVIVDIFKSLNYRKVISLGTPRIHEFITNQCPDMDTLLLDFDSRYHNFYGPLQFCWYNSFNNHFFLPESQQVFEDFLKTESDLVLILDPPFGGRVEPLAHTIKQISEKYNQLNEKTKLSVFWVFPYFMEPQILNSLPDYSMLDYKVDYDNHPLFQDGAKARKFGSPVRIFTNVDPSKIVLPANEGYKFCQECNKWVSNENKHCPICQKCTSKDGRTYTHCPMCARCVKPSWQHCEKCGRCCQPDHKCGDLVFTQDCFHCKQPGHKKRDCPKVDHKQLHMKRKLKSKNRAKRVKYS, from the exons ATGTCAGGCGTGGAAGTGATTACTGACGACTTGCAAAGCCACCCCTGGTGCTCCCACGGCCCCACCCTCCTTTTTTCACGTACTAGTAATGGGGTTAAGAGACGTTTTTTCGCCTGTTCGGCCTGCAGGGACCGCAAACTGTGCCCCTTTTTTCTGTACGAAGACGAAAAACATAAATACAAATCTGAGGGGTGGAAAAACGAGCGTGAAAAATTTCTTCGGAATATTGACcacagaaaattatttataactttaaaccaa ATGCGTCAATTACCCCCAACTGATAGGGCATACTGCCATACGTGTGCCGGCTtccaattgaaaaaattctggGACAAACATACCGAACATAATTTTGTTACAACAGTTAGTGATTATGAAATTGCACATCCGAGTGAGTTTTTGCCCCCTTTGGAGGACGCAAAGAAGGAGgcacagtttttattttcactgaCTTCGGTCCGTGTGATCGTggacatttttaaaagtttaaattaccGCAAAGTTATTAGTTTGGGGACCCCCAGGATCCACGAATTTATCACAAATCAGTGCCCTGATATGGACACACTTTTACTAGATTTCGACTCGCGGTATCACAATTTTTACGGCCCGTTGCAATTTTGTTGGTACAATAGTTtcaacaaccatttttttctcCCCGAGTCTCAACAAGTGTTtgaggattttttaaaaactgagaG cgATCTCGTACTGATTTTAGACCCACCTTTCGGGGGTCGGGTCGAGCCCTTAGCCCACACAATCAAACAAATCAGCGAAAAATACAATCAACtgaatgaaaaaacaaaattgtcgGTATTTTGGGTATTCCCCTACTTTATGGAACCGCAAATACTAAACAGCCTCCCCGACTATTCCATGCTCGATTATAAAGTCGACTATGACAACCATCCTTTGTTTCAAGACGGCGCTAAGGCGCGGAAATTTGGGTCACCCGTCCGAATTTTCACGAACGTGGACCCGAG taaAATAGTCCTTCCGGCGAATGAAGGCTACAAATTTTGCCAAGAGTGCAACAAATGGGTTTCAAACGAAAACAAACACTGCCCCATTTGCCAGAAATGCACCTCGAAAGACGGCCGGACGTACACCCACTGTCCCATGTGTGCAAGGTGCGTTAAACCGAGTTGGCAGCACTGCGAAAAATGTGGTCGGTGCTGCCAACCGGACCACAAATGCGGCGACTTGGTCTTTACTCAG gaTTGTTTCCACTGTAAACAACCGGGGCACAAAAAACGGGACTGTCCCAAGGTTGATCACAAACAATTACATATGAAACGCaaattgaaaagtaaaaataggGCGAAACGAGTTAAATACAGTTAG
- the Hpr1 gene encoding THO complex subunit 1, with product MGGKFESLRVEYQDVLRKSFKTKTTDLIETKAKHLSKSAIDLKAPLDQAFRDVLLELLEKEVNVSVLRELVDFSVLTCRKELSNPTMPVMLLSDIFDALTLDACQEMFLYVENNVEVWKENLFFSCCKNNLLRLCNDLLRRLSRSTATVFCGRILLFLAKFFPFSERSGLNIVSEFNLENTTEYGTDSSQEKGGDVDGDEKKNVIDFTFYCKFWSLQDFFRNPNQLYTKVQWKLFCTYATSVFNTFQGLKLEHVENNGSYCDESKNKMYFSKYLTSQKLLDLQLYDVNFRRAVLLQFLILFQYLSSSVKFKSESFELKSDQKEWIQSSTEKVYSLLRETPPDGKRFAEIASNILSREEYWNAWKNDGCPELKKSVVPTESPDKRRTEERPLLGDIIKQASSEGKYYMGSTELTKLWNLCPDNLEACKGRERDFLPTLEDYFADAIAQIESPGAVKDEDNLLKDGNYGWRALRLLAKRSPHFFTYSTVIMNPLSSYLEMMVKKIAHDKPGRVTENSQESQQNDAEEENLFKDTQVDENTEDIKPSETEEFMDDKNARVEHKLNPNQLQLFSEKVAPNWKKLASKLGFKTDEIQFFSMENEKEVDQARNMLQLWFDDDEDATLDNFLYILEGLEMEEAAEIVRNEINSMDS from the exons ATGGGGGGCAAATTCGAGTCGTTACGGGTCGAATACCAG GACGTTTTACGCAAATCTTTCAAGACCAAAACCACCGATTTGATCGAAACTAAAGCCAAACACTTGTCGAAGTCCGCCATCGACCTTAAGGCCCCTCTGGACCAGGCGTTCCGCGACGTCTTACTCGAACTCCTTGAAAAGGAAGTCAACGTCTCAGTCTTACGCGAGTTGGTCGATTTTAGCGTCCTAACATGTCGCAAGGAACTGAGCAACCCCACAATGCCAGTGATGCTCCTTTCGGACATTTTTGACGCCTTAACGCTGGACGCCTGTCAGGAAATGTTCCTCTACGTAGAGAACAATGTCGAAGTGTGGAAAGAGAACttgtttttcagttgttgcaaaaataatttactcaGGTTGTGTAACGACTTATTGAGGCGGTTATCTCGGTCCACGGCGACCGTTTTTTGCGGCCGAATTCTCCTCTTTTTGGCCAAGTTTTTCCCGTTTTCTGAACGTTCAGGTTTGAATATTGTGAGCgaatttaatttggaaaacacGACAGAGTATGGCACGGACTCGAGCCAGGAAAAGGGGGGCGACGTTGACGGCGACGAAAAGAAAAACGTGATCGATTTCACGTTTTATTGCAAGTTTTGGTCGCTCCAGGATTTTTTCCGGAACCCCAACCAGTTGTACACTAAAGTGCAATGGAAACTGTTTTGCAcc tacgCCACGAGTGTCTTTAACACGTTCCAAGGCCTCAAGCTTGAACACGTGGAAAATAACGGGAGCTATTGTGacgaaagtaaaaataaaatgtacttTTCCAAGTACCTGACGAGCCAAAAATTGCTCGACTTGCAACTGTACGACGTCAATTTTCGGCGCGCCGTCCTgttgcagtttttaattttattccagtaCCTTTCATCATccgtaaaatttaaatc cgaAAGTTTCGAGTTAAAGTCGGACCAAAAAGAGTGGATCCAATCAAGCACCGAAAAAGTCTACAGTTTGTTACGCGAGACTCCTCCAGACGGTAAACGATTTGCCGAAATCGCCTCAAATATTCTAAGTCGGGAGGAGTATTGGAACGCTTGGAAGAACGACGGTTGTCCCGAACTGAAAAAATCGGTGGTTCCCACGGAAAGCCCCGACAAGCGCCGAACCGAAGAGCGCCCTCTCTTAGGCGACATCATTAAACAGGCCTCCAGTGAGGGCAAATACTACATGGGAAGCACCGAACTGACCAAACTGTGGAACCTATGCCCCGATAACTTGGAGGCTTGTAAAGGCCGAGAGCGCGATTTTCTCCCCACACTTGAGGATTATTTCGCCGATGCCATCGCCCAAATCGAGTCACCTGGCGCAGTCAAAGACGAAGACAATTTACTGAAAGATGGGAATTACGGGTGGCGGGCTTTGAGACTCTTGGCTAAGCGCAGCCCCCACTTTTTCACCTACAGTACTGTGATTATGAACCCCCTGTCTTCGTATTTGGAGATGATGGTCAAGAAAATAGCGCATGATAAGCCAGGTCGCGTGACCGAAAATTCGCAAGAGTCGCAACAAAACGACGCCGAGgaagaaaatttgtttaagGACACGCAAGTTGATGAAAACACCGAAGACATCAAACCGTCCGAAACGGAGGAATTTATGGACGATAAGAACGCGCGAGTCGAGCATAAATTAAACCCGAACCAGTTGCAACTCTTCAGCGAGAAAGTGGCCCCCAATTGGAAAAAACTAGCCAGCAAGTTGGGCTTCAAAACTGACGAAATCCAGTTCTTCAGTATGGAAAATGAGAAAGAGGTGGACCAGGCCCGTAATATGCTACAACTGTGGTTCGATGACGACGAAGATGCCACTTTGGACAACTTCTTGTACATTTTGGAAGGGTTGGAGATGGAGGAGGCGGCGGAAATTGTCCGAAATGAAATCAATTCGATGGATTCCTAA
- the LOC658745 gene encoding triokinase/FMN cyclase produces MESPLDVGSGPVKVRDALLGLTALNHDVVLLDYGNVVIQRDYRNLSKVRLLSGGVAGTDLIHAVCVGKGMLTAAILGEETVPSSRQILHTIKELNEGDNCGICVIVQANADLFNFGLAVERANTDCRTRVKLLPINDDKSAKKERYSCGFILLAKILGALAESGALYNDVCECYKQIIDQIITVPLNYTHDGSGTRKRKSLVLSDFESNFRHIIDKKSQVFLGLHPSIPTVALINASRTMERYVELSFVKQVIERLKELGVCVVRIYYGNFISVAPGTAFLTVMKVHDMKIIDYLDAPCGATGWRHFTQFLPEISAQNEIPGLLTHYGKQHIKLKGPKLGEFQSSILVKAVQFACDALISCERQLNIIDEEKSDGNVGTRLKNMAEGVNKRINSKKLPISCPYGFLKKMGIIAESAIGGAMGSIYGVMFESAANLFGGLPDTETVTPGMWAKAFTVGVESLKRYCMREPDEKTMLYPLKRSDVTIRNEMEKGEHYLQYFGLGVSAAEEAAQETKLPQSKYSDAGAHAVGIWMRAVLEGVKLMTGGNLCEGESLNK; encoded by the exons atgGAGAGCCCCCTTGATGTGGGGAGTGGGCCGGTGAAGGTGCGCGACGCCCTTCTGGGGCTCACTGCGCTCAACCACGACGTGGTCTTGCTCGACTACGGCAATGTCGTGATCCAAAGGGATTACAGGAACTTGTCAAAGGTCCGACTATTGTCAGGCGGTGTCGCTGGGACTGACCTAATTCACGCCGTTTGTGTGGGCAAAGGGATGCTAACGGCTGCCATTCTGG GGGAGGAGACGGTGCCAAGCTCCCGTCAAATTCTGCACACGATTAAGGAGCTGAACGAAGGGGACAATTGCGGGATTTGTGTGATAGTGCAAGCAAACGCTGATTTGTTCAATTTTGGGTTGGCGGTCGAACGGGCCAACACGGACTGCCGGACACGAGTTAAACTACTCCCAATTAATGACGATAAGAGCGCTAAAAAGGAGCGATATTCGTGCGGGTTTATCCTCCTGGCTAAAATTCTGGGGGCCTTGGCGGAAAGCGGCGCCTTGTACAATGATGTTTGCGAGTgttataaacaaataattgatCAAATTATAACCGTTCCTTTGAACTACACGCACGATGGGTCGGGCACCCGAAAACGCAAAAGTTTAGTTCTGTCCGATTTTGAGTCAAACTTTAGACAcattattgataaaaaatcgcaAGTTTTCTTAGGCCTTCACCCCTCTATACCGACGGTCGCTCTAATTAACGCGTCTAGAACAATGGAGAGATACGTAGAGTTGAGTTTTGTCAAACAAGTCATTGAAAGACTGAAGGAACTGGGCGTTTGTGTTGTGCGAATTTATTACGGGAATTTCATTTCAGTGGCCCCCGGAACGGCCTTTCTGACCGTAATGAAGGTGCACGACATGAAAATTATCGATTACTTGGACGCCCCATGCGGCGCCACCG GTTGGCGTCATTTCACGCAATTTTTGCCCGAAATCAGCGCCCAGAACGAGATTCCGGGCCTGCTGACCCACTATGGTAAGCAGCACATCAAGCTGAAGGGCCCCAAACTGGGGGAATTCCAGAGTAGTATTCTTGTCAAGGCTGTGCAATTTGCGTGCGACGCCCTTATTTCGTGCGAGCGCCAGTTGAATATAATAGACGAGGAAAAAAGCGATG GCAATGTTGGCACCCGCCTTAAGAACATGGCCGAAGGCGTGAACAAACGCATcaacagtaaaaaattgcCCATAAGTTGTCCGTacggttttttgaaaaaaatgggcATCATCGCCGAGTCGGCCATCGGGGGCGCCATGGGCTCGATTTATGGCGTCATGTTTGAAAGTGCTGCCAATTTGTTCGGGGGATTACCCGATACGGAGACCGTGACTCCGGGCATGTGGGCGAAGGCGTTCACGGTGGGAGTCGAATCCTTGAAACG atattGTATGAGGGAACCGGACGaaaaaacaatgttatatCCGCTGAAACGAAGCGATGTAACTATCAGAAATGAAATGGAAAAGGGGGAGCACTATTTGCAATATTTCGGACTGGGGGTCAGCGCGGCTGAAGAGGCGGCACAAGAAACGAAGCTTCCGCAGAGTAAATATTCGGACGCGGGCGCGCACGCGGTCGGGATATGGATGCGGGCGGTGCTTGAGGGGGTTAAATTGATGACTGGGGGCAATCTGTGCGAGGGtgaaagtttaaataaataa
- the Rpa2 gene encoding replication protein A2, producing MFSVDQFDISNNGGFVNDDNQGSTAKKKQQVRRMQSVVPLFISHILECTDEEFNLYGMPVHFADVVGVLKDFEVQTTKATCTIEDHSASIKAIMWLETDNDTVTALPPVKENCYVRVFGSVRTQDGEKMIMILKILPVDDLNIVTNHLLEIIQAKLYAERLADGRLPAANLSTTVATTSTSAAANNSSGLKPMQVKIINLLKPIKSRTGLSRSEIMQHFGAQAREAEVALDFLLDEGHVYTTVDTDHYKATDAD from the exons ATGTTTAGTGTTGATCAGTTTGATATCAGTAACAACGGCGGTTTCGTAAATGATGATAACCAAGGGTCCACTGCCAAGAAAAAACAG CAAGTGAGGCGCATGCAAAGTGTTGTCCCTTTGTTCATTTCGCATATCCTTGAGTGCACCGATGAGGAGTTCAATTTGTACGGGATGCCGGTCCATTTC GCTGATGTCGTGGGGGTTTTGAAAGACTTTGAGGTCCAGACGACCAAAGCCACGTGCACCATTGAGGACCACAGTGCCTCCATTAAGGCCATTATGTGGCTGGAGACCGATAAC GACACTGTGACGGCCCTTCCCCCCGTCAAGGAAAATTGCTACGTGCGTGTTTTCGGCTCAGTGCGCACCCAAGACGGTGAAAAAATGATCATGATTCTCAAAATCCTTCCAGTTGATGATTTAAACATCGTCACAAATCATCTCTTGGAGATTATTCAAGCTAAATTATACGCTGAAAGACTGGCCGATGGGAGGCTCCCAGCTGCTAATTTATCGACCACTGTGGCCACAACGTCCACGTCAGCTGCTGCAAATAATTCGTCGGGACTTAAGCCGATGCAAgtcaaaattatcaatttgttgAAACCTATCAAAAGTAGGACTGGGTTGAGTAGGAGCGAAATTATGCAGCACTTTGGAGCACAAGCAAGGGAGGCTGA AGTCGCTTTGGATTTCTTGCTGGATGAGGGGCATGTGTATACTACTGTTGACACCGATCATTACAAGGCCACAGATGCGgattaa
- the LOC658599 gene encoding probable multidrug resistance-associated protein lethal(2)03659: protein MEDKKKAKSLPKHPEDTSNFVSNWLFCWVYPVIIKGSKTEITEDLLYETPESCKASKLGDELQQSWLEELKLKKPSLGRALAKQFGREFAIYGAFFFPVDFSTQLFQPYFLQKLLNYYTPNQTHVSRNDAILSVVMISLMSFIRLLVFHRFFSYVKVLAMKMRVACSSLIYKKCLNLRKTSLQKISTGQLINLVTNDVGTFDYAVMFLHFIWIGPVELIIGTFFIDVTIGQGATIGILVLLVCFLLQSYVSKYTASNRERIASSTDYRIRLLNDLVCGIQIIKMYAWEKPFKKLIEIARKSELKEISKTTRLFVLNDSINYVVTRIIVFLGILGAIFTGVSITSQYVFTMASDIYDHFRVSLTIFAPLGIMHFGELRTSIFRIQEFLLTDHESSKESFVQHKDETASPGIKAKNVSVKWDVSLTDFVLKDIKLSATCGQLVGIVGPAGSGKSAILQTLIQETEIISGKITIKGRISYASQEAWIFSASVRQNILFGEEMDEEKYRKVLKVCALEHDLAIFPYGDNTLVGERGVMLSGGQKARINLARSVYRDADIYLLDDPLSAVDAQVARIIFKECVQNYLKDKCVILVTHQLSYLQEATKIYSLKDGRLECIENIDKIPDYIPDSATNAEEVVIKSNERSVLPNENVEERGKLKAIQIYKSYFTVGGKSSFFRVILIYSLLQFVSNCLDYFVSFWVNVEQGSLQLESRIKDFFSYENCLTVYCCFLLLLFVIIFAYSWAFVKYTRNASTHLHNEMLTKVLHADLSFFHNNSSGRILNRFSMDVGSVDQKVPLQLISVLPTVMTCLGTCVLISVLNYWMIFPTIALFPIYYYLGVLFQPTVRSIKRTEGITRSPVYSQLTATLQGLSTIKAFGAQEILQKEFDKHQNVHSSAFHTIIGVYALLGLIAEFMSALYTTAVSFSFFIFGKEAYIGNVGLAIHLAIQLTGSVEFLMRIWSSLDTEITSVERVLDYTKIPQEIEGNICPPKSWPSKGRISFQSVCLKYSPTDPPVLKNVTFTIKPGEKIGIIGRTGAGKSSLVSTLFHLFPFEGTILIDNVDTKSIPLKDLRSKISVIPQDPVLFLGTLRKNLDPFDEFTDAELWSALEDVELKSVIRDLESEVSEGGSNFSVGQKQLLCLVRAMLRRNKIVVLDEATANIDLKTDELIQLAIRRKFQESTVLTIAHRLNTVLDSDRILVMDGGVVVEFGSPNQLLEDTDSYFYQYFMQGNKNQNLEMK from the exons ATGGAGGataagaaaaaagcaaaaagctTGCCAAAGCATCCCGAAGACACTTCAAATTTTGTATCAAATTGGCTTTTTTG TTGGGTGTATCCTGTTATTATCAAAGGAAGCAAAACCGAAATCACGGAAGACTTGCTCTACGAAACACCGGAAAGCTGTAAAGCGTCAAAGCTCGGTGATGAGCTTCAGCAATCGTGGCTCGAAGAACTGAAACTTAAAAAACCGTCCCTTGGACGTGCCCTTGCAAAACAGTTCGGACGTGAATTTGCCATTTACGGAGCTTTCTTTTTCCCGGTGGATTTCAGTACTCA GTTGTTTCAGCCgtatttcttacaaaaattactcaatTATTACACTCCGAACCAAACACACGTTTCACGGAATGATGCTATTTTGTCCGTTGTGATGATCAGTTTGATGTCATTTATCCGCTTGTTGGTCTTTCaccgattttttagttatgtCAAAGTCTTGGCTATGAAAATGAGAGTTGCTTGTTCTTcgctaatttataaaaaatgtttaaatttgcgGAAAACTAGCTTGCAAAAAATTAGCACAGGACAGTTGATCAATCTTGTGACTAACGATGTTGGGACATTTGACTATGCGGTcatgtttttgcattttatttggATTGGACCTGTGGAATTGATCATTGGGACTTTTTTCATAGACGTGACCATCGGTCAAGGGGCCACAATTGGTATCCTGGTccttttggtttgttttttgCTCCAAT CATACGTTTCCAAATATACTGCGTCCAACAGAGAACGTATAGCTTCAAGTACTGATTATAGAATTCGGTTACTAAACGACCTCGTCTGTGGAATACAAATAATCAAAATGTACGCTTGGGAAAAGCCATTTAAGAAACTGATCGAAATCGCTAGAAA ATCAGAACTTAAAGAAATAAGTAAAACCACTCGTCTCTTCGTTTTGAACGATTCAATCAACTACGTTGTTACCCGAATTATTGTTTTCCTCGGAATCTTGGGAGCTATTTTCACAGGTGTTTCTATAACATCGCAATATGTTTTCACGATGGCATCAGATATCTACGACCACTTTAGAGttagtttaacaatttttgcgCCTCTTGGAATTATGCATTTTGGCGAACTACGAACGTCGATTTTTCGTATTCAAGAATTCCTACTAACTGATCACGAAAGCTCGAAAGAAAGTTTTGTACAACACAAGGACGAAACAGCTAGTCCTggtataaaagcaaaaaatgtgAGCGTTAAATGGGACGTTTCTCTAACTGATTTCGTGttaaaagacataaaattgAGTGCGACTTGTGGCCAACTTGTCGGCATAGTTGGTCCTGCAGGGAGTGGCAAATCGGCGATTTTGCAAACACTAATTCAAGAGACTGAGATAATCAGTGGGAAAATTACGATTAAAGGACGAATTTCGTACGCTTCACAGGAAGCTTGGATTTTCTCGGCGAGTGTCAGACAAAATATTCTATTCGGTGAGGAAATGGACGAGGAAAAGTATCGAAAAGTGCTCAAAGTGTGTGCTTTGGAACACGATCTAGCAATATTTCCTTACGGTGATAACACACTAGTTGGAGAAAGAGGAGTTATGTTGAGTGGAGGACAAAAAGCTCGGATTAACTTAGCCAGAAGTGTCTACAGAGACGCTGATATTTATCTTCTGGATGATCCCTTATCGGCTGTTGATGCTCAAGTAGCTCGGATAATTTTCAAAGAGTGCGTGCAAAACTATTTGAAAGACAAGTGTGTAATTTTGGTGACCCACCAGTTGAGTTACCTTCAAGAAGCCACAAAAATATATTCGTTGAAAGACGGGCGACTAGAATGTATTGAAAACATTGATAAAATTCCTGATTACATTCCTGACAGTGCTACAAACGCTGAAGAAGTTGTAATTAAATCAAACGAGCGTTCGGTCCTCCCAAATGAAAACGTAGAAGAACGAGGAAAGCTTAAGGCGATACAAATCTACAAGTCGTACTTCACAGTTGGGGGAAAATCGTCATTTTTTCGTGTCATTTTAATATATTCCCTGCTTCAATTTGTGTCCAATTGTTTGGATTATTTCGTTAGTTTTTGGGTAAATGTGGAGCAAGGATCGTTACAACTTGAATCAAGAATTAAGGATTTTTTCTCATACGAAAACTGTTTGACTGTCTATTGCTGCTTTTTGTTGCTCTTGTTCGTCATAATCTTTGCATACAGCTGGGCATTTGTCAAATACACTAGAAATGCCTCAACCCATCTACACAACGAAATGTTAACTAAAGTCCTGCATGCagatttgtcattttttcatAACAACTCAAGCGGTCGAATTCTCAACCGGTTTTCAATGGACGTAGGAAGTGTTGACCAAAAAGTCCCTTTGCAGTTAATATCGGTTTTGCCTACAGTGATGACCTGTCTTGGGACTTGCGTGCTAATTTCAGTTCTAAATTATTGGATGATATTTCCTACAATAGCGTTATTccccatttattattatttaggtGTTTTATTTCAACCAACAGTGAGGAGTATCAAGAGAACAGAAGGCATCA ccCGTAGCCCTGTTTATAGCCAACTCACAGCCACTCTTCAAGGCTTATCAACAATTAAAGCGTTTGGAGCACAAGAAATACTTCAAAAAGAGTTTGACAAGCACCAAAATGTTCATAGTTCTGCTTTTCACACAATCATTGGGGTCTACGCTTTACTGGGTTTGATCGCAGAATTTATGAGTGCTTTATACACCACTGCGGTTTCGttcagttttttcatttttggaaaag AAGCTTATATCGGCAATGTAGGTTTGGCAATTCACCTAGCCATCCAGTTAACAGGTTctgtggaatttttaatgaGAATTTGGAGCAGCTTAGACACTGAAATAACTTCAGTAGAACGGGTTTTAGATTATACAAAAATCCCACAAGAAATAGAAGGAAACATATGCCCCCCAAAATCGTGGCCCAGCAAAGGCCGAATATCATTTCAATCAGTGTGTCTCAAATATTCACCCACTGACCCCCCTGTTCtcaaaaatgtcacttttACCATCAAACCGGGCGAGAAAATTGGAATAATCGGTCGAACAGGTGCCGGAAAATCCTCTCTGGTTTCCACACTTTTCCACCTGTTCCCGTTTGAGGGAACAATTTTGATCGACAACGTCGATACCAAATCAATTCCACTCAAAGACCTCCGTTCCAAAATCTCCGTCATTCCGCAAGACCCCGTGTTATTTTTGGGAACTTTGCGGAAAAATTTGGACCCGTTTGATGAATTCACCGACGCTGAGTTGTGGTCGGCCCTTGAGGACGTTGAATTGAAAAGTGTGATTCGGGACTTGGAAAGTGAGGTTTCAGAAGGGGGTTCGAACTTTAGTGTTGGACAGAAGCAACTGCTTTGCCTGGTTAGAGCAATGTTGAGAAGGAACAAAATTGTGGTTTTGGACGAAGCTACGGCTAATATCGATCTCAAAACAGACGAACTGATTCAGTTAGCCATTCGACGGAAGTTTCAAGAGTCGACAGTATTGACCATTGCACACAGGTTAAATACTGTTCTGGATTCTGATAGGATTTTAGTGATGGATGGTGGAGTTGTGGTGGAGTTTGGAAGCCCAAACCAACTCCTGGAAGATACTGACAGCTATTTTTATCAGTATTTTATGCAGGGGAATAAGAATCAAAATCTCGAAatgaaataa